The proteins below are encoded in one region of Paramisgurnus dabryanus chromosome 2, PD_genome_1.1, whole genome shotgun sequence:
- the LOC135778578 gene encoding receptor-type tyrosine-protein phosphatase eta, which translates to MRILWLTLLLGGSVILAEEQHFQKFDNLTWDEARQYCQVCYKELTTIASWNVRDVVRNLTSDYWVGLRRSFNGTPPWSSWSNGDPVAYQNWYPGHPVPKEETCSSSTPANVSAGTPTTVSTSTPMNLTTARQLNNTVDQCPLLTEMLSCLNMTYSDLRNVTGTTVTTMTTTPHASYTSPPPVNITSNSTCNTKAPEYIENACVALLRNGMWKEKQCYERLPFICYDERFFGAIHVFNVTDKKANLSWSEGPGNISYYRVVVTEGTNQTLNVRGLVTELGGLTAGTQYNVQVFPVKCNRDLNPQNISFYTPPFSVYNLTVTNVTTQVIELSWSHTGNCSFFLIKVSGEPSKQENAYKTKIENLQPGKQYHFTVTAVVNDTESEPNSTSAYTKPSRVLNLTSADTDFTVINASWTKPDGECSGYLVCLNEDSGCINCSGCINCSECANCSECANCSITAEKHKEFTGKTPGKKYFLCTAALTDSNKIAGEMTQIEAYTRPNSVELSLIPFSQYINAHWTLDGGYKDFNVSIIGGNYNKSYITKSRNYNFTELRAAVYYTITVVTLSEKPDLRSDPVNQSVYTKPTSPGPATTIVHNKSAITVTWEVPKESVGASDITYEVTFESPYRNHRDSKYVTQNLVTFTKLSSGLNYNFNVSVVAGDLKSDPSCVSNQTEPNKKIVTFMMMCSSSVPLLCNNIPTRNKTLDEMENYFKSNLRSVYWKLKMIDSN; encoded by the exons ATGCGTATACTGTGGCTGACACTTCTGCTGGGGG GCTCAGTAATATTGGCAGAGGAGCAGCATTTTCAGAAGTTCGATAACTTAACGTGGGATGAAGCCAGGCAGTACTGTCAGGTCTGTTACAAAGAACTGACGACAATCGCTAGTTGGAACGTCCGCGACGTTGTACGTAATCTCACTTCAGACTACTGGGTTGGACTTCGCAGGAGCTTCAATGGCACCCCACCATGGTCCAGCTGGTCCAATGGGGATCCAGTTGCATATCAGAACTGGTATCCTGGCCATCCTGTGCCAAAAGAAGAAACATGTTCTTCAAGTACCCCAGCGAACGTTTCAGCGGGTACCCCAACGACTGTTTCGACGAGTACCCCAATGAACTTAACCACGGCACGACAACTTAACAACACAGTAGATCAGTGCCCCCTACTGACAGAAATGCTTTCCTGCTTAAATATGACATACAGTGACCTTAGAAATGTAACTGGGACTACAGTGACTACTATGACTACAACTCCTCATGCTTCATACACTAGCCCACCCCCTGTCAATATCACATCTAATAGCACATGTAATACCAAAGCTCCAGAGTATATTGAGAATGCTTGTGTGGCCCTGCTCCGAAATGGCATGTGGAAGGAAAAACAATGCTACGAACGTCTACCCTTCATCTGCTATGATG AGCGTTTTTTTGGAGCAATACATGTGTTCAATGTGACTGACAAAAAGGCCAACCTATCCTGGAGTGAAGGACCTGGGAACATTAGTTACTACAGAGTGGTAGTCACAGAAGGCACAAACCAGACTTTGAATGTGAGAGGCTTGGTTACAGAATTAGGGGGGCTCACAGCAGGAACTCAATACAATGTCCAGGTGTTCCCCGTCAAATGTAACAGGGATCTCAATCCTCAGAATATCTCTTTCTATACCC CcccatttagtgtttataatcTGACAGTGACGAACGTGACGACTCAAGTCATTGAACTGAGCTGGAGTCATACTGGAAACTGTAGTTTCTTCTTAATAAAGGTGTCAGGTGAACCCTCGAAACAAGAGAATGCATATAAAACTAAGATTGAGAATCTCCAACCAGGGAAACAGTATCATTTTACAGTTACTGCTGTGGTGAATGATACTGAAAGTGAGCCAAACAGCACTTCAGCTTACACCA AGCCTTCACGTGTCCTGAATCTAACATCAGCAGATACAGATTTTACAGTCATAAATGCTTCTTGGACAAAACCTGATGGAGAATGTTCAGGTTACCTTGTTTGTCTTAATGAAGACAGTGGATGCATTAATTGCAGTGGATGCATTAATTGTAGTGAGTGTGCAAACTGCAGTGAGTGTGCAAACTGCAGTATCACAGCAGAGAAGCACAAAGAATTTACTGGTAAAACACCCGGCAAGAAATACTTTCTGTGTACAGCAGCCCTGACAGACAGCAACAAAATAGCAGGAGAAATGACTCAAATTGAAGCATACACAC GTCCAAACAGTGTGGAGCTTTCTTTGATTCCATTTAGCCAATACATAAACGCCCACTGGACGTTAGATGGAGGTTATAAAGATTTCAATGTAAGCATTATAGGTGGCAATTACAACAAGTCTTATATCACTAAAAGCAGGAATTATAATTTCACTGAGCTGAGAGCAGCAGTATACTACACCATCACTGTCGTCACTCTTTCTGAGAAACCTGATTTGAGAAGCGATCCTGTCAATCAATCAGTGTACACAA AGCCTACCTCTCCTGGACCAGCAACTACCATTGTTCATAACAAAAGTGCCATAACTGTAACCTGGGAAGTTCCAAAAGAGTCAGTGGGAGCCTCAGACATTACATATGAGGTGACATTTGAGTCTCCTTACCGGAATCACAGAGATTCAAAATATGTAACGCAGAATCTGGTCACTTTTACCAAATTAAGTTCGGGACTAAACTACAACTTCAATGTCAGTGTTGTGGCTGGCGATCTGAAGAGTGATCCATCCTGTGTTAGTAACCAGACAG agccTAATAAGAAGATAGTGACCTTTATGATGATGTGTAGCAGTAGTGTGCCACTTCTATGTAACAACATTCCAACACGAAACAAAACACTGGATGAG ATGGAAAACTATTTTAAAAGCAATCTTCGTAGTGTCTACTGGAAACTCAAAATGATAGACAGCAACTGA
- the LOC135778580 gene encoding cellular tumor antigen p53-like: protein MSDRVPAELPMSDDKFEQIWGDIGLSTLLMELPRTNSDAWLNAALPNGSLAETFDLVLKETDDTVEMPASVAPVVDNQPPPSTVVPSTTDYPGEYDFKLRFNQSSIAKSATSTYSPKLNKLFCQLAKTCPVDVLVGKEPPQGAVLRATAVYKKSEHVSEVVIRCPHHQNIAENTEDISQRKHLIRVEGNPRAQYHEDFYTKRHSVTLPYEAPQLGSAATTMLLNFMCNSSCQGGMFRRPILTIMTLETCEGQVLGRQCVEVRICACPGRDRKTEEENVKSITGNKVTGTKRKSLPTPHSASKKIKSDCSSDDDLYILHVRGKQRFEMLKTINNSLELMDLMPETEQQKYKMKRSQKKLDQACVQPKTGKKLLVKSDTE from the exons AGGATTAAGCACACTGCTCATGGAGCTGCCTCGTACAAACAGCGATGCTTGGCTTAATGCT GCATTGCCCAATGGCTCTTTGGCAGAAACCTTTGATCTGGTACTCAAGGAGACTGATGATACTGTCGAAATGCCTGCTTCTGTGGCGCCAGTTGTGGACAACCAACCACCTCCATCCACTGTAGTGCCATCAACAACCGACTATCCCGGAGAATATGACTTCAAGCTACGTTTCAATCAGTCCAGCATTGCAAAGTCTGCCACGTCTACT TATTCTCCGAAGCTGAATAAGCTGTTCTGTCAGCTCGCAAAAACTTGCCCCGTGGATGTGCTGGTTGGCAAAGAGCCACCTCAGGGTGCCGTGCTAAGAGCCACAGCAGTATATAAAAAATCCGAGCATGTTTCCGAAGTTGTAATCCGATGTCCACACCACCAGAATATTGCAGAGAACACCGaag ATATTTCTCAACGCAAGCATCTTATCCGTGTGGAGGGAAACCCAAGAGCCCAATACCATGAGGATTTTTATACCAAAAGGCACAGTGTGACACTGCCGTACGAAGCTCCGCAG CTAGGATCAGCTGCAACTACCATGCTGCTGAATTTTATGTGCAACAGCAGCTGCCAAGGCGGGATGTTCCGGCGTCCCATTTTAACTATTATGACCCTGGAAACGTGCGA GGGGCAGGTTCTTGGTCGCCAGTGTGTTGAAGTTCGCATATGTGCCTGCCCAGGGCGTGATCGCAAAACCGAAGAGGAGAATGTTAAAAGTATTACTGGAAACAAAGTTACAGGGACAAAGAGAA AGTCTCTTCCGACACCACATTCTGCATCCAAGAAGATCAAGTCTGACTGCAGCAGTGATGATGATTTATATATTTTGCAC GTACGTGGCAAGCAACGCTTCGAGATGTTAAAGACTATAAACAACAGTTTGGAATTGATGGACCTGATGCCAGAAACCGAACAGCAGAAATACAAAATGAAACG GTCCCAAAAGAAGCTCGATCAGGCCTGCGTTCAACCGAAAACTGGAAAGAAACTGCTTGTCAAAAGTGATACGGAATAA